One part of the Anaeromyxobacter sp. Fw109-5 genome encodes these proteins:
- a CDS encoding type II secretion system F family protein, whose protein sequence is MPLDALTLAMGGLVVLAVASIGAAARSFRAAADPAVRRLREGSDPHSVPLAAVVAGERLEAATHEASRRGAATTDEDAESRLRRQLVWAGFRSMRAPKLFVGAKAVLSFGLLLGFLAVNAARAEPVPFALGIAVWLAGAGFFLPNLWLSSRIANRLRQIDRALPDALDLLVTCVEAGLGLDAALQRVSGEIALAWPLLSSELRLTFLEVRAGIPRMDGFRRLAARTGSPELRALAATLTQTELFGTSIASALRVQAEGIRIRRMQRAEERAAYVAVKMTLPLILCILPSLFAVIIGPAAINIMKTLMPMLGGQR, encoded by the coding sequence ATGCCGCTCGACGCTCTCACGCTCGCGATGGGTGGCCTCGTCGTCCTCGCCGTCGCTTCGATCGGCGCGGCGGCGCGTTCGTTCCGAGCGGCGGCAGATCCCGCGGTGAGGCGCCTCCGCGAGGGCTCGGATCCGCACTCGGTCCCGCTCGCGGCGGTCGTCGCGGGCGAGCGGCTGGAGGCCGCGACGCACGAGGCGTCCCGCCGGGGCGCCGCGACGACGGACGAGGACGCCGAGTCGCGCCTGCGCCGGCAGCTCGTGTGGGCGGGATTCCGCTCGATGCGGGCGCCCAAGCTGTTCGTGGGGGCGAAGGCGGTGCTGTCGTTCGGGCTGCTGCTCGGATTCCTCGCCGTGAACGCGGCGCGAGCGGAGCCGGTGCCCTTCGCGCTGGGGATCGCGGTCTGGCTGGCGGGCGCCGGCTTCTTCCTGCCCAACCTGTGGCTGTCGTCGCGGATCGCGAACCGGCTGCGGCAGATCGACCGCGCCCTCCCCGACGCGCTCGACCTGCTCGTCACGTGCGTGGAGGCCGGTCTCGGGCTCGACGCCGCGCTGCAGCGGGTCTCGGGGGAGATCGCGCTCGCGTGGCCGCTCCTCTCGAGCGAGCTGCGGCTCACGTTCCTCGAGGTGAGGGCTGGCATCCCTCGCATGGACGGCTTCCGCCGGCTCGCAGCGCGCACCGGATCCCCCGAGCTGCGCGCCCTCGCGGCGACCCTCACGCAGACGGAGCTCTTCGGCACGAGCATCGCCTCCGCGCTCCGCGTCCAGGCGGAGGGAATCCGTATCCGCCGCATGCAGCGCGCGGAGGAGCGGGCGGCTTACGTCGCGGTGAAGATGACCCTCCCGCTCATCCTCTGCATCCTCCCTTCGCTGTTCGCGGTGATCATCGGCCCTGCCGCCATCAACATCATGAAGACCCTCAT
- a CDS encoding type II secretion system F family protein, translating into MRELLIAGLALGIFAAVEAIYYGAQFVGDRRRAELRRRLRAIGKAGALDAELLRRGRIARREWAQGLVAPLPWAKSLEQLLEQADSRWTVAQLFAFSSAAAGSGLLLGLVLRLGLPITILLGLMVGAAPFLSVLSARSRRSQKISEQLPEALEMMARSLRAGHALTSAFQVVAGEMPEPVCVEFARSYDEQRLGLSLEQAVLHMAERCPGNSDVKIFAVSAVIQRETGGNLAEILEKISDTIRQRYRFYGKLRALTGEGRASAWVLGLLPFIVALAVSVMNPGYLRTLAENPSGHWIVGYAIVSWAVGIVWLRRLTQLEI; encoded by the coding sequence ATGCGCGAGCTCCTCATCGCCGGCCTCGCGCTCGGCATCTTCGCGGCCGTCGAGGCGATCTACTACGGCGCCCAGTTCGTCGGCGATCGCCGCCGGGCCGAGCTGCGCCGGCGCCTGCGGGCCATCGGGAAGGCGGGCGCCCTCGACGCCGAGCTCCTGCGCCGCGGTCGCATCGCGCGCCGGGAGTGGGCGCAGGGGCTGGTCGCGCCGCTGCCGTGGGCGAAGTCGCTCGAGCAGCTCCTAGAGCAGGCAGACTCGCGGTGGACGGTGGCGCAGCTCTTCGCGTTCTCCTCCGCGGCAGCCGGAAGCGGGCTCCTGCTCGGCCTGGTCCTCCGGCTGGGGCTGCCGATCACGATCCTGCTCGGGCTCATGGTCGGCGCCGCACCGTTCCTGTCGGTGCTCTCGGCCCGGAGCCGCCGCAGCCAGAAGATCTCCGAGCAGCTCCCCGAGGCGCTGGAGATGATGGCCCGATCGCTCCGCGCCGGACACGCGCTCACCTCGGCGTTCCAGGTGGTCGCCGGCGAGATGCCCGAGCCGGTGTGCGTCGAGTTCGCGCGCTCGTACGACGAGCAGCGGCTGGGCCTCTCGCTCGAGCAGGCGGTGCTGCACATGGCGGAGCGGTGCCCCGGAAACTCGGACGTGAAGATCTTCGCGGTTTCAGCGGTGATCCAGCGAGAAACGGGCGGCAACCTCGCCGAGATCCTCGAGAAGATCTCCGACACGATCCGGCAGCGGTATCGATTCTACGGCAAGCTCCGCGCGCTGACCGGCGAGGGTCGCGCCTCGGCCTGGGTGCTCGGGCTCCTCCCGTTCATCGTGGCGCTGGCGGTGTCGGTGATGAACCCGGGATACCTCCGGACCCTCGCCGAGAACCCGTCCGGACACTGGATCGTCGGCTACGCGATCGTGAGCTGGGCCGTCGGGATCGTGTGGCTTCGGCGACTCACGCAGCTGGAGATCTAG
- a CDS encoding CpaF family protein, which produces MGLGERLRQRASAASPAAAALVPESAPEVFHDLKSELHRRIIDKLDLQAFDRLAPERRRDELRAVLSGEIGRSELPLNQLERERMIGELLDELTGLGPLEPLLADSTISDILVNTYSTVYVERRGKLELTAVRFGSNGHLQQIINRIVAQVGRRVDETSPMVDARLADGSRVNAIIPPLAIDGPILSIRRFGVSPLKVRDLVTNGALTPEAVGFLGACVKAKLNVLISGGTGAGKTTLLNALSSFIPDTERIVTIEDSAELQLQQRHVVRLETRPANIEGKGEIIARDLVKNALRMRPDRIVVGEVRGGEVLDMLQAMNTGHEGSMTTVHANTPRDALSRIEAMIGMSGVPLSEGATRATISRALNIIAQLNRGTDGRRRIMSIAEITGTEGAAITMQEIYRFEQRGVDSTGKVIGEFIPTGIRARAMTRIAQFGADPAAIAARVLEDR; this is translated from the coding sequence ATGGGTCTCGGTGAGCGGCTGCGGCAGCGCGCGAGCGCGGCGAGCCCCGCGGCGGCGGCGCTGGTCCCGGAATCTGCGCCCGAGGTCTTCCACGACCTCAAGAGCGAGCTGCACCGCCGCATCATCGACAAGCTCGATCTGCAGGCCTTCGATCGCCTCGCGCCCGAGCGCCGCCGCGACGAGCTGCGGGCGGTGCTGTCGGGCGAGATCGGCCGCTCGGAGCTGCCGCTCAACCAGCTCGAGCGCGAGCGCATGATCGGGGAGCTCCTGGACGAGCTCACCGGGCTCGGGCCGCTGGAGCCGCTCCTCGCCGACTCGACCATCTCGGACATCCTCGTCAACACCTACTCGACGGTCTACGTCGAGCGCCGCGGCAAGCTCGAGCTCACGGCGGTGCGGTTCGGCTCGAACGGCCACCTCCAGCAGATCATCAACCGCATCGTGGCGCAGGTGGGGCGCCGCGTGGACGAGACGTCGCCGATGGTGGACGCGCGCCTCGCCGACGGTTCCCGCGTGAACGCGATCATCCCTCCGCTCGCGATCGACGGCCCCATCCTCTCGATCCGCCGCTTCGGCGTGTCCCCCCTCAAGGTCCGGGACCTCGTGACGAACGGCGCGCTCACCCCGGAGGCGGTCGGGTTCCTGGGCGCGTGCGTCAAGGCGAAGCTGAACGTCCTCATCAGCGGCGGGACCGGCGCCGGCAAAACCACGCTCCTCAACGCGCTCTCTTCGTTCATCCCGGACACCGAGCGCATCGTCACCATCGAGGACTCGGCCGAGCTCCAGCTCCAGCAGCGGCACGTCGTTCGGCTCGAGACGCGGCCGGCGAACATCGAGGGGAAGGGCGAGATCATCGCGCGCGATCTGGTGAAGAACGCCCTGCGCATGCGGCCGGACCGGATCGTCGTCGGCGAGGTGCGCGGCGGCGAGGTGCTCGACATGCTGCAGGCGATGAACACGGGCCACGAGGGCTCGATGACCACCGTTCACGCGAACACGCCGCGCGACGCGCTCTCCCGCATCGAGGCGATGATCGGCATGAGCGGCGTGCCCCTGAGCGAGGGGGCCACGCGCGCGACGATCTCGCGCGCGCTCAACATCATCGCGCAGCTGAACCGTGGCACCGATGGCCGCCGGCGCATCATGTCGATCGCCGAGATCACCGGCACCGAGGGCGCCGCGATCACCATGCAGGAGATCTACCGGTTCGAGCAGCGCGGGGTGGACTCCACCGGCAAGGTCATCGGAGAGTTCATCCCGACCGGCATCCGCGCTCGCGCGATGACGCGCATCGCGCAGTTCGGGGCCGACCCTGCAGCGATCGCCGCGCGCGTGCTGGAGGACCGCTGA
- a CDS encoding AAA family ATPase, with product MDQIPLYVTGLAAEAEGQLLSALDDLPIHKVDAEPRALAEPGKPAIAVVGLNGDPEAAFRSVTGLAAGGVRVAVVGDSKDADLILRAMRSGAREFVVAGEPERLEVAVRALVRPGMARTTSTVTAFFPAKGGMGATTIAANAAAAAAARGARACLVDLELQLGDALSLLDLQSAYTVSDVLANLRRLDRELLDSSVAKHRAGMSVLAQGERLDEADKIDAAAIGQLVGFLRQHYGHVLLDGLHGFDELSLAALDAADRVVLLVTQEVPAVRNAQRAVGIFRKLGYEDSKLLLVLNRYQPRSNVTREVITETVGLPVAATVANDFPLLANAVGRGATLAEVGPRAAITRDVEALASLLGAEDDSGATRRSWWRRLLGGAHGSR from the coding sequence ATGGACCAGATCCCGCTCTACGTCACGGGCCTCGCGGCGGAAGCCGAAGGGCAGCTCCTCTCCGCGCTCGACGATCTCCCCATCCACAAGGTGGACGCCGAGCCGCGCGCGCTCGCCGAGCCCGGCAAGCCCGCGATCGCGGTCGTGGGGCTGAACGGCGATCCGGAGGCGGCGTTTCGCTCCGTCACCGGGCTCGCCGCGGGCGGCGTGCGCGTGGCGGTGGTCGGCGACTCGAAGGATGCGGATCTCATCCTCCGCGCGATGCGCAGCGGCGCGCGCGAGTTCGTCGTCGCCGGCGAGCCCGAGCGGCTGGAGGTGGCGGTGCGCGCGCTCGTGCGTCCAGGGATGGCGAGGACGACGAGCACGGTCACGGCCTTCTTCCCCGCGAAGGGCGGCATGGGCGCGACGACGATCGCCGCCAACGCCGCAGCTGCGGCCGCGGCGCGGGGCGCGCGGGCGTGCCTCGTCGATCTCGAGCTGCAGCTGGGTGACGCGCTGTCGCTGCTCGATCTCCAGAGCGCCTACACCGTCTCGGACGTGCTCGCGAACCTCCGGCGGCTCGACCGCGAGCTGCTCGACAGCTCCGTCGCGAAGCACCGCGCAGGGATGAGCGTGCTCGCCCAGGGCGAGCGGCTCGACGAGGCCGACAAGATCGACGCTGCCGCGATCGGCCAGCTCGTCGGATTCCTCCGCCAGCACTACGGGCACGTCCTCCTCGATGGCCTCCACGGGTTCGACGAGCTGTCGCTCGCCGCCCTCGACGCGGCCGACCGCGTGGTGCTGCTCGTGACGCAGGAGGTCCCTGCGGTGCGCAACGCCCAGCGCGCGGTCGGGATCTTTCGGAAGCTCGGGTACGAGGACTCGAAGCTGCTCCTCGTGCTGAACCGCTATCAACCCCGCTCCAACGTGACGCGCGAGGTGATCACCGAGACCGTCGGATTGCCCGTGGCGGCGACCGTCGCGAACGACTTCCCGCTGCTCGCGAACGCGGTCGGACGTGGCGCCACCCTCGCCGAGGTCGGCCCGCGCGCCGCGATCACGCGCGACGTCGAGGCGCTCGCGAGCCTGCTCGGCGCGGAGGACGACTCGGGTGCGACGCGCCGGTCGTGGTGGCGGCGGCTCCTGGGAGGCGCACATGGGTCTCGGTGA
- a CDS encoding type II and III secretion system protein family protein, which produces MIPHRARALLVTLLVAAGPAVAQEQAQATPALRIDREMGAAREMSLEAGQNRLLIISEQIARIAVANPDVADLKVVTPTQVLLTAKGVGTTDLTLWNRDNQPLVIALQVGRNLEALRTQVKQLFPGENVKITASGDLVVLSGEVTDVRLPERVAEVARLHAEKVANLIQVSGVQQVQLQVRFAEVARGGLRELGVNLFHKSDDFRTVGGLFSNRTLPGEFLNTNQNPSIPGTGPRGLAGNGFPPDVPAPAFQNAFSVFLSRMDDFPFSVMLSLLEQNNLAKSLAEPTLVALSGQGARFLAGGELPIPLASSFGQTSVEWKRFGIQLEFTPTVIGDAIHLTMKTEVSDIDPSLAVTIAGTSVPGLTSRQSETSIRLADGQSFAIAGLVSDRIRSQVAKVPFIGSIPILGALFRSQAFQRDESELIVVVTAHLVKPVAPHELPPLPTEYEMNDPGDLPFYLLGSQGKSAQIAEKRQPASPERGPSGQSGFTR; this is translated from the coding sequence ATGATCCCGCACCGCGCCCGCGCCCTGCTCGTCACGCTCCTCGTCGCCGCGGGACCCGCTGTCGCCCAGGAGCAGGCGCAGGCCACTCCGGCCTTGCGCATCGATCGCGAGATGGGCGCCGCGCGCGAGATGTCCCTGGAGGCGGGGCAGAACCGCCTGCTCATCATCTCCGAGCAGATCGCCCGGATCGCGGTGGCGAACCCGGACGTCGCCGACCTGAAGGTCGTCACGCCGACGCAGGTGCTGCTCACGGCCAAGGGCGTGGGCACCACCGACCTGACCCTCTGGAACCGCGACAACCAGCCGCTCGTCATCGCGCTGCAGGTGGGGCGCAACCTCGAGGCGCTGCGGACGCAGGTGAAGCAGCTCTTCCCCGGCGAGAACGTGAAGATCACGGCGAGCGGGGACCTGGTGGTGCTCTCTGGGGAGGTCACCGACGTCCGCCTGCCGGAGCGCGTCGCAGAGGTCGCGCGCCTGCACGCCGAGAAGGTCGCGAACCTCATCCAGGTCTCCGGGGTTCAGCAGGTGCAGCTGCAGGTCCGGTTCGCGGAGGTGGCGCGCGGTGGGCTGCGTGAGCTCGGCGTCAACCTCTTCCACAAGTCGGACGACTTCCGGACGGTGGGGGGCCTCTTCAGCAACCGCACCCTGCCCGGCGAGTTCCTGAACACCAACCAGAACCCCTCGATCCCCGGCACCGGGCCACGCGGCCTCGCCGGCAACGGCTTCCCGCCGGACGTGCCAGCGCCAGCGTTCCAGAACGCCTTCTCGGTGTTCCTCTCGCGCATGGACGACTTTCCCTTCAGCGTCATGCTGAGCCTGCTGGAGCAGAACAACCTCGCCAAGTCGCTCGCGGAACCGACCCTCGTCGCGCTCTCCGGGCAGGGCGCGCGGTTCCTCGCGGGCGGCGAGCTGCCGATCCCGCTCGCGTCCTCGTTCGGGCAGACCTCCGTGGAGTGGAAGCGCTTCGGGATCCAGCTCGAGTTCACGCCCACCGTGATCGGCGACGCGATCCACCTCACGATGAAGACGGAGGTCAGCGACATCGATCCGAGCCTCGCGGTGACCATCGCCGGGACGAGCGTCCCGGGCCTCACGTCCCGGCAGAGCGAGACGAGCATCCGGCTCGCCGATGGCCAGAGCTTCGCGATCGCGGGGCTCGTCTCCGATCGGATCCGCTCTCAGGTGGCCAAGGTCCCGTTCATCGGCTCGATCCCGATCCTGGGCGCGCTGTTCCGCTCGCAGGCGTTCCAGCGGGACGAGAGCGAGCTCATCGTGGTCGTGACGGCGCACCTCGTGAAGCCCGTCGCGCCGCACGAGCTCCCGCCGCTTCCTACCGAGTACGAGATGAACGACCCGGGCGACCTGCCGTTCTATCTTCTCGGAAGCCAGGGCAAGAGCGCGCAGATCGCGGAGAAGCGGCAGCCGGCGAGCCCGGAGCGCGGCCCGAGCGGACAGAGCGGGTTCACCCGGTGA
- the cpaB gene encoding Flp pilus assembly protein CpaB, with amino-acid sequence MTGSGGGDRGSSNLRRAAEKGSRRTGLRAALFLGIAAIAAIATALLFTRYLEAKASAAKVPTTKVVVASVDIPSATMLRTESLSVIDWPSASTPQGTFADPATLVERVVTSAVSKGEPILESRLAAPGTAAGLAAVLPAGMRAVAVRVNDVVGVAGFLHPGDAVDVIVTMSPSGGGGQAPMSKIILQNVRVLAVGKEVERADRAFDKAIPATVATLMVDSEQSEKLALAATKGQILLSLRSGADEEMLATPGITPPVLLASGREPEQPAPKPSSTPAQKSARRLRARPEVVEAKPAVANKQTVEILRGDVFERRDFEKEARP; translated from the coding sequence ATGACGGGCTCGGGCGGAGGGGATCGAGGCAGCAGCAACCTGCGACGCGCAGCGGAGAAAGGCTCGCGGCGCACCGGGCTCCGCGCGGCGCTCTTCCTGGGGATCGCCGCGATCGCGGCCATCGCCACCGCGCTGCTGTTCACGCGATACCTCGAGGCGAAGGCGTCCGCGGCGAAGGTCCCGACGACCAAGGTCGTGGTCGCTTCCGTGGACATCCCGTCCGCCACCATGCTTCGGACGGAGTCGCTCTCGGTCATCGATTGGCCGTCAGCCTCGACGCCGCAGGGGACGTTCGCGGATCCGGCCACGCTCGTGGAGCGCGTCGTCACGTCGGCGGTCTCCAAGGGCGAGCCGATCCTGGAGAGCCGGCTCGCCGCTCCTGGCACGGCCGCCGGTCTCGCGGCGGTGTTGCCCGCTGGCATGCGGGCCGTGGCGGTCCGGGTGAACGACGTCGTCGGCGTCGCGGGGTTCCTGCATCCCGGAGACGCAGTGGACGTCATCGTGACGATGTCGCCGTCCGGGGGCGGAGGGCAGGCCCCGATGTCGAAGATCATCCTCCAGAACGTGCGCGTGCTCGCGGTGGGCAAGGAGGTGGAGCGCGCGGACCGGGCCTTCGACAAGGCCATCCCGGCGACGGTCGCCACGCTGATGGTCGACAGCGAGCAATCCGAGAAGCTCGCGCTCGCAGCGACGAAGGGGCAGATCCTCCTCAGCCTGCGCAGCGGCGCGGACGAGGAGATGCTGGCGACGCCCGGCATCACTCCGCCCGTGCTGCTCGCCAGCGGCCGCGAGCCGGAGCAGCCCGCACCCAAGCCCTCCTCCACGCCGGCGCAGAAGTCCGCTCGCCGGCTGCGCGCGCGCCCCGAGGTCGTCGAGGCGAAGCCCGCGGTCGCCAACAAGCAGACGGTCGAGATCCTCCGCGGCGACGTGTTCGAGCGCCGCGACTTCGAGAAGGAAGCTCGCCCATGA
- a CDS encoding TadE/TadG family type IV pilus assembly protein gives MVRHARGAAAVEFALVLPVLMLLCLGAIEWGFHFFQREIIVNAAREGARAGSIADADAETVAEDRALAYLGVAGLDGTTCDVAPTLTNTGSPPTPAIRVSIDCTGGSFTLLFKDFMPERIVATAEMRR, from the coding sequence ATGGTGAGGCACGCACGAGGCGCGGCCGCGGTCGAGTTCGCGCTCGTGCTCCCCGTGCTGATGCTCCTTTGCCTCGGCGCGATCGAGTGGGGGTTCCACTTCTTCCAGCGCGAGATCATCGTGAACGCCGCCCGCGAGGGGGCACGCGCGGGGAGCATCGCCGACGCGGACGCGGAGACGGTCGCCGAGGATCGCGCGCTCGCGTATCTCGGGGTGGCAGGTCTCGATGGGACCACCTGCGACGTGGCCCCGACGCTCACGAACACCGGGTCGCCGCCCACGCCTGCGATTCGCGTGTCGATCGACTGCACCGGCGGCTCTTTCACGCTTCTCTTCAAAGATTTCATGCCGGAGCGGATCGTCGCGACGGCCGAGATGCGCCGCTGA
- a CDS encoding prepilin peptidase, with translation MDYPSSHFALLSALLAIAAASDVALRRIPNVVVVAVAAAGIASQAVVHGMGNAASGLAAAGITAGVLWPAWKRRMVGGGDLKLAAASAGWIALAGVPVYFVASALAAGMLAVVAYSASTLGARSAMRRNLVALALGSGSADLPLQPVPGRAVVPAGAAFALGALFTILFGGTP, from the coding sequence ATGGACTACCCGTCCTCGCACTTTGCGCTCCTGAGCGCGTTGCTCGCGATCGCCGCAGCGTCGGACGTAGCGCTGCGTCGGATCCCGAACGTCGTGGTGGTTGCGGTTGCGGCCGCGGGGATCGCCTCACAGGCGGTGGTCCACGGGATGGGGAACGCCGCCAGCGGTCTCGCGGCCGCCGGGATCACGGCCGGCGTCCTGTGGCCGGCGTGGAAGCGGCGCATGGTGGGAGGCGGAGACCTGAAGCTCGCCGCTGCGTCCGCCGGCTGGATTGCGCTGGCGGGAGTCCCCGTGTACTTCGTCGCGAGCGCGCTGGCGGCGGGGATGCTCGCCGTCGTTGCCTACTCAGCCTCGACGCTCGGTGCGCGCTCGGCGATGCGGCGGAACCTCGTCGCGCTCGCGCTCGGCAGCGGCAGCGCCGACCTCCCGCTCCAGCCCGTGCCGGGGCGCGCGGTGGTCCCGGCAGGCGCCGCCTTCGCGCTCGGCGCGCTCTTCACGATCTTGTTCGGGGGGACGCCGTGA
- a CDS encoding Flp family type IVb pilin, with product MTQMLMKLWKDEEGPTAVEYGVMVALIAVVIIAAVILLGQNLSTTFNDVATQILPAAG from the coding sequence ATGACGCAGATGCTGATGAAGCTGTGGAAGGACGAGGAAGGCCCGACGGCGGTCGAGTACGGCGTGATGGTTGCGCTGATCGCGGTGGTCATCATCGCCGCCGTGATCCTGCTCGGCCAGAACCTGAGCACCACCTTCAACGACGTCGCCACCCAGATCCTCCCCGCGGCTGGGTAG
- a CDS encoding SDR family oxidoreductase, with translation MPPTTTRPTLAVVTGASAGIGAMLAREISRRGRPVLAIARRVERLQSLAAEARALGHAEIIPLAVDLTHEDAPGKVAAAAREHGGAAWLVNNAGFGAYGQFERLEPARVREMIRLNCEALVLLSHALLPDLRAAGDGVLLNVASAAAFQATPYMSLYGATKAFVLSFSEGLSEEQRAAGVYVGAYCPGPVATEFGEVAGAAGRFERVPAVLSAEDAAREALAQIDRRAVVHVPTVVYRLTATAVRFMPRSVVRRIAAFAHREEK, from the coding sequence ATGCCCCCGACCACCACCCGCCCAACGCTCGCCGTCGTCACCGGCGCCTCCGCCGGCATCGGCGCCATGCTCGCCCGGGAGATCTCCCGCCGAGGTCGACCCGTGCTGGCGATCGCCCGCCGCGTCGAGCGGCTCCAGTCCCTCGCCGCCGAGGCGCGCGCGCTCGGCCACGCGGAGATCATCCCGCTCGCGGTGGACCTGACCCACGAGGACGCGCCCGGGAAGGTCGCGGCCGCGGCGCGGGAGCACGGCGGCGCCGCCTGGCTCGTGAACAACGCCGGCTTCGGCGCCTACGGTCAGTTCGAGCGGCTCGAGCCGGCGCGGGTGCGCGAGATGATCCGGCTCAACTGCGAGGCGCTCGTCCTGCTCTCGCATGCGCTGCTGCCCGACCTGCGCGCCGCGGGCGACGGCGTCCTCCTCAACGTCGCCTCCGCCGCCGCCTTCCAGGCGACGCCGTACATGAGCCTGTACGGCGCGACCAAGGCGTTCGTGCTGTCGTTCTCCGAGGGGCTCTCCGAGGAGCAGCGCGCTGCGGGCGTCTATGTCGGCGCCTACTGCCCGGGCCCGGTCGCGACCGAGTTCGGCGAGGTCGCCGGCGCCGCGGGCCGCTTCGAGCGCGTTCCCGCGGTCCTCTCCGCCGAGGACGCCGCACGCGAGGCGCTCGCGCAGATCGATCGGCGCGCCGTCGTCCACGTCCCCACCGTCGTCTACCGCCTCACCGCGACCGCCGTCCGCTTCATGCCCCGGTCGGTCGTCCGCCGCATCGCCGCCTTCGCGCACCGGGAGGAGAAATGA
- a CDS encoding zf-HC2 domain-containing protein produces the protein MTPASACSDYDLLLSLHAANALRGDDRDRLEAHLARCPECRGALEETAELLRLTRLPAPTPVERRVFSSLPERTVEAVRQGERRRGVVRRIALAMGAVAALSLVPLVMRDAPPEVGDPGSWFDRLTTSGRSRGLTTSGRSGGLTASGASETLDAAGEPDALVDPRAARRVRESSGGGHPQLASASPQLPVQAASWEEPDPDQLWEDSSVLQALGELEEMAFAAEAAVQ, from the coding sequence ATGACCCCCGCGAGCGCCTGCAGCGACTACGATCTGCTCCTCTCGCTCCACGCGGCGAACGCGCTGCGCGGCGACGACCGCGACCGCCTCGAGGCGCACCTCGCGCGCTGCCCGGAGTGCCGCGGCGCGCTCGAGGAGACGGCCGAGCTGCTCCGCCTCACGCGGCTGCCGGCGCCGACGCCGGTGGAGCGGCGCGTCTTCTCGAGCCTGCCGGAGCGCACCGTCGAGGCGGTGCGCCAGGGCGAGCGCCGGCGCGGCGTGGTCCGGCGGATCGCGCTCGCGATGGGGGCGGTCGCGGCCCTCTCGCTCGTGCCGCTGGTGATGAGGGACGCGCCGCCCGAGGTGGGGGATCCCGGCTCGTGGTTCGACAGGCTCACCACGAGCGGTAGGTCGAGAGGGCTCACCACCAGCGGACGGTCGGGAGGGCTCACGGCGAGCGGCGCCTCCGAGACGCTCGACGCGGCAGGCGAGCCGGACGCGCTCGTCGATCCGCGCGCCGCGCGGCGCGTGCGGGAGAGCTCGGGTGGCGGTCACCCGCAGCTCGCCTCCGCCTCGCCGCAGCTCCCGGTGCAGGCGGCGTCCTGGGAGGAGCCGGATCCGGATCAGCTCTGGGAGGACAGCTCGGTCCTCCAGGCCCTCGGCGAGCTCGAGGAGATGGCCTTCGCGGCGGAAGCCGCGGTGCAGTGA
- a CDS encoding RNA polymerase sigma factor, translating to MPDDGDTTRRPTLRVLTGGAAHQAAGLGVSDDALLAAFLVGDDDAFGDLVRRHERLVLSIVRRYARTPEDARDLAQRTFLRALEAARRTFRRGAREGFPFRRWLVRIAVNLAKNHLRDDLRVGRVSLDALGAREAHPAVAVEALEEAERHAAVRAAVLRLPRRMREVLTLRVDAELPFAEIADALGISENAARVTFHHATRKLRAALVPEGQP from the coding sequence ATGCCCGACGACGGCGACACGACGCGACGTCCGACGCTCCGGGTGCTCACCGGCGGCGCCGCGCACCAGGCGGCGGGTCTCGGCGTCTCCGACGACGCGCTGCTCGCCGCGTTCCTCGTCGGCGACGACGACGCGTTCGGCGATCTCGTCCGGCGGCACGAGCGGCTGGTCCTCTCCATCGTGCGCCGCTACGCCCGCACCCCCGAGGACGCCCGCGACCTCGCCCAGCGCACCTTCCTGCGCGCCCTCGAGGCGGCGCGGCGCACCTTCCGCCGCGGCGCCCGCGAGGGCTTCCCGTTCCGCCGCTGGCTGGTGCGCATCGCGGTGAACCTCGCGAAGAACCACCTGCGCGACGACCTGCGCGTCGGCCGCGTGTCGCTCGACGCGCTCGGCGCCAGGGAGGCCCACCCGGCCGTGGCCGTGGAGGCGCTCGAGGAGGCCGAGCGCCACGCCGCGGTCCGCGCGGCCGTCCTCCGCCTGCCGCGCCGCATGCGCGAGGTGCTCACCCTGCGCGTGGACGCCGAGCTGCCCTTCGCCGAGATCGCCGACGCGCTCGGCATCAGCGAGAACGCCGCGCGCGTCACCTTCCACCACGCGACGCGGAAGCTCCGCGCCGCGCTCGTCCCGGAGGGCCAGCCATGA